The genomic segment ACGCACAAAAGCGGAGTTGTGGTCACAGTCCATACGGATTTTTTCAGCCTCGGATCGTTCCGTCATTTTTTCGCCGGAAGCAGTAAAACCTCCGCAGGTGATTTCCGGCACATAAAAAGGCTTACTGATGAAGGATTCAATATCCGACTCACGCTGTACCAAAAGTGCCAGTGTCGGTGACATAACACGGCCGACATTTAGGGTGACACCATACAGGACAGAAAAAAGCCGGGTGGCATTGATCCCGATCAGCCAGTCGGCTCCTGCCCGGCAGACCGCCGCATCATAGAGCTTATCGTAATCACTGCCGGGGTGGAGATGGTCAAAGCCCTCACGGATCGCCGCATCCTCCATACTGGAAATCCAAAGGCGCTCCATAGGCTTTTTACATCCGGCATATTCATAGACCAGACGGAAGATCAGTTCTCCTTCTCGTCCGGCATCCGTAGCGCATACCACGGAATCCACCCGTTTGTCCTTCATCAATCGGCACAAAAGGGCAAGCTGCGTTTTCTTATCCTTTGGCACTTCATATTTCCAGTTTTCCGGTAGGATCGGAAGATCCTCATACCGCCATTTGGCGTACTGTTCTTTGTAAGCCTCCGGCTGTGCCAGTTCCAAAAGATGTCCCACGCACCAGCTCACCAGATAGCCGGAACCCTCGAGATAACCGTCTTTTCTTTCCGTTGCGCCTAATACTGCTGCCAGTGACATAGCAACAGAGGGCTTTTCTGCAATCACAAGTTTCATATTTTTGTAACCTCCATTTCTTACAGACTTACTTCACTGCGGTGGGGCTGCTTTGGTGCTGTGTGATCTGCCTGCTGAATCTGTGCTTTTTTATCCGAGAGCCGTCCTAAAACGCTTTTTTCCTGTCCACGCTGCAGCAGCTTTGCCTCACGGTCATAATACTGGACCTTATCCGAAAGGCGGTCCTCCGGGGCTACCTGGGTAGCATTGACCTCTCGTACCATAGCTTCCAATTCGGAAAGCTGCATGGAACCATTATCCGGCAAAATCAGCAGCTCGTGGATTGATGACGGAAGGACATAAAAATTGGTACCGAGTAATTCAGCGACTTTTTCCAGAACGCCGTCCTGCACCGATACAGATGCACCGTTTAATTTTTCCTGATTTGTCAAGATATAAATGGGTATCATTCCTATATCCAATGGTTCTTCACGGTTAAAGAGGTTTTCAGGTTTTACAGAGAAGATACTTTCTGCCATGACTTCTTCCATGTCATAAAGGCAGACAGGACTCCTTGCGTTTGCTGCCTGCACCGCATCTTTATGAAGCTGTTCTTTTGTGATACCCCACATCTGAATCATGCTTTCAGTAATGGCAACAGAAGCAGTCCCTTCCTCATTTGCTGCAACCTGAATCCTGTAATAAGCTGCCAGATCCCCGCAGGAAGTATAAGGTTTTCCTTTCAGATATTCCTGATTTGTTTCAGGATCGCACATCTGTACCGCCAGCATAGGACGGATGGCCTCATAGTTTTCCAGAACAGAGATGTCCAGCGGAACCCGGTTGTGATTTTCCACCTGAATCTGTGCGATCTGTTTCATCGCCGCATCTAAGGACAGCCCTTGTTCCACCTGCTCGGCGAGCGCTTCCAGATAGATTGTTGGTGCAGATCGTTCTCCGGGAGAAAGAATCGTCAATCCGGTCAGCAGCCGGTCGTTGCTTTTTGTTACTTCATTGATGGAAACTACTGCGTTCTGGTATTCCATAGGCAGGTATTCCTTGATATGGCTTTTTACATATTCTACAAAATTCTGATTCAATCGTTGTCCTCCTTTTTGTCCGTCAGATTTGCGTTGTGTTTGGGTTCGGAATGTTCCGTGTTCTCTTTTCCAACCTGCATAAGACACATCAGCATAACGCCGGAAACTATCCCTCCGGCAAAGGTAAGGAAATGTAAGATCAGGTTCCACATAAGCATTCCTCCTAAAAATGGGTAAAGAAAAACGCCCACTTCAAAGTGAGCGCATCAACAGGTATCTATTTTGTTTTTGGTTTCAAGTGATCCGGCAGGACGATTTCTCCAACTGGGATTTCCCGCAGTTCCTTCTTCATCCGATGGGTAAAGCGGATCGTCTTTGCTGTACCTCCGGTTTCCCGTCCGTCATATACAGCGATCACTCGGTCGGAGTGTTCCACCATATAACGATTTCTGTGGGAGTAGACGCTTGGGAGATATTTTTCCTGTATCACAACAACATCCGCACAAGCCTCCAGCAGTTCACGGGTTCTTGTTTTCTTATTTAGGCTGTCCAGACGCTTGCGGTAAGGGATCACTGCGATCAGCTCCAGTGCCGGGGTGGTCTGCTTTCTTTCCAGCACCAGCTCCACAAAATACTGGTCTACGCCATCTGCAAAACCGCTCATAAAACAGGTGAACCCATCTGTAACAGCAGCATCGATCTCATGTGCCAAGGCTGTTTTTATTTTGTTGATCTCATTCTGCGGTAAATCCCTGTGTCCGGTAACACAGCAAGTTTTTCCTTTCATCGGTCATCCCTCCATCTGATAGGTAAAATTCTTCACTTTTCATATAGTAATAGATTTAATTTAGCAAGTCAACGATAATACCCTTTTTCCTTTTGCGGATAATAAAGGGGCGTGAGGTACAATCTATTACAGAATGGGAGGTGAAGGCGATGTATGAAGATTTTGTCCCGGAACGATTAGCGAAGCTGCGGACACAAAAAGGAGTTTCCGCACGTGATATGTCTTTATCGTTAGGTCAGGCAAACAACTACATCAATAATATTGAGAATAAAAAGTCACTTCCCGCTATGCAGTCTTTTTTCTACATCTGCGAATATCTGGGTGTGACACCGCAGGAATTCTTTGATGAAGGAAATACCTACCCGGAAACCTTAAAGGAATTCATTGCAGAGGCAAGACAGCTTGATCCTCAATCCATGCAATATATCCTCGGTATTATGAAAGAACTCAATAGCAGAAAGTAAGCGGTCACGGTAATGGCCGCTTTTTTCGTGACTTTCTTTATTATATTTTATAATGTTCTCGAAATGTCCGCTCCCTATACCGATAAGTATTCAAAAACTGTTCTCCAAACAGCCTTTTTCTATTCGCCGGTACTGCCAAAGCTGCCGGTTCCTCGTTCTGTTCCCAGATCGGTTACAAAATCCGCAATGACGATCGGCGTGATCACAAGCTGCCCGATACGGGCTCCCTTAAAAAGAGACTGCGCCTGATTGCTTACATTGCTGATGATCGCATGGATCTCTCCACGGTAGCCGGAATCCACAGGCGGCAGTTCACAGACCAGACCTTTTACCGCCATGCTGGTACGGGGAAAGATATATCCCGCATATCCATCCGGTATTTCCAGTCCAAAACCCAAAGGAATTTTGGCGATTTCTCCGGGCTGTAAGGTACAGTCATAGGGCAGATAAACATCCGCTCCGGCATCATTGCCATGCGGACGGTAAGGACGCTGGTGCTCCGGTACGCCAAAGTCGATCAGTTTTATTTTCATCGGCAGTCTCCTTCCCAAAGAGCAGGATAATCTTTTTCCAAAATATCCTCTGGCGTCATATTTGCCTGCAGTTTTCGTCCGCAGGTCATTTTCCCTTCCAGACATCGATCCATCTGACAAAAAGGCCCGGTCAGTGATGGGGCAAACAAAGTAGGGCTTAGTTCATAAAGTTCTTTCCAGACCTTTAGCAGCACGATCCTTGTTTCATCTGTATTTCTCCGGCATACCCGCTGGCTGATGATATGTTTCCACTGATAAGGGGTGGCGCTGATGAGCAGTACATTCCGCAATCCCTGGGGCGTGGCATAGCCGGCCGCATCGTGCCCGCTTCCGGCAGTGCACAGGGCTTCATAACATTTCATGCTTTCATTACAGCTTTTTAAGTACAGTTCCCGTACCACTGCCGGAGCCGTCATAATAGAATACGGGACAGCGAAATCCGCCTGTCCCGTATAGTTGCTGTACTGCAGCGATGCGCTCATAAATTTTACTTCGTTCTGGTGGCGGGTGATCTGCGCCAGAAAACGCCTGCTGGCGCCGACAATGGCTACCGTGATCACCGCAAATTTCTGGATGGTAGGATGGGGAAGCGCCCCCATAGCTGCTACTGTCTGAACGCTGAATGATTTTTCGTAGAGCTCCATCAGGTCGTCCATTGAGGCAATCTTATGTCCCTGCTGGGTAAGCCTTGCCGCAAAGACCATGTTTTTTTCTGCTTCCGCTACCGCCTGGCAGTTCAAAATTTTTACTTCAATCTGTTTAATTGGTATGTCCCTCCTTTACAATCGCTTTCAGTAAGAACAGATAGTTAAGACTGTCTGTGATCTTTTCGTCCCATGTGTCCATCGGATAAACCACTTCTTCGGCAAAGCACATATCGTATAGAGAAACAATATGCTTTGCCAGCATACCGGCAAGGGCACGCTGGGGCGTTGTGTGCTGTAAAGCTGCCGCTGCCTTAAATGCACCCAGCCGGTCCGGGTCATCCCCGGTGTATTCTTTGGTTTTCCGTTTCAAGGTATCAGCACAGAGCCGCACCTGTTCGTCAAAAACGGCATTGACTTCATTTTGCGTAATATAGCATCCCTCCTTTGAAAACAAGAAACCGGCTATTCTAAAGCATCTTAGAATAGCCGGCAAATAAATGGATATGTAATTGTTTATAGTGTATTGATCTCTTTTTCCAGTTCCTGGACCGCTGCTATGACTGTCTCAAATGTCGGAACATCCCCATACAACATATCCTGCATAGAGTTATAGTCCGCTTCCAATGCTGCAAACCGATATTCCGGCGGGAGTAATTTTAATGTGCCCGGCACAGCCTCCGGGTACTTCGCCCATGATCTGGGATAGAATTTCATTTTGAAATCTACAACTTTCTTCAGGAGGTCAAGCCTGGAAAAAGCAGCTTCTTTAACCGGTGTTGCAGCCATGCGGTAGAGATCATAATAATGTCTGGAATACCGCTGCGGCATTTCCAAATGTTCCGGTCTGTTCGCTTCATGGTGCAGGATTGTGGCTTTTTCCCAGAAGGTCCGTTCCGGGGCAACGGTAAGGATTGCAGTTTCTTTTTGCTCAAAAATCTTCGGATAATATTTTGCCGCGTAAGGTTCGATCTGCGCTGTTTTTGCAGGAGTCCACGCTGCCAGCGCACCAATCTCTAAACGGATCACCTGTAAGGTCGCCGTATTTGTAAAAAGGTGCGGATAGGCGAAAATGACCGTCTGTTTATCCTTTTCATCTATGTAGACATTTGCTTCACAACCGATTTCCTGGGATAAGCCGGCTTTGACTGCCGGGCAGAATGTTTCGGACAGAAATACCTCCGCACGCGCATTGGCTTCTTTGTTAAAAGCATCCTGTTTTGTATTGGAACGTTTCTCCCATGGTTCATCTTTGCCATATCCCAATACACGCCAGTCCAGAATCAAATCAATATCTTCTGAAAACCGGCTGATCAGGTGAAAGGCTTTTGAAAGGCTGGTACCTCCCTTAAAGGTGATGGACTCTTTCCATGGTGAGCGGTGAAATAAATAATCCAGCGTAAAACATACCCAAAAGTCTTTTTCTACGATGGCATCATTCAGTCCCATTTTATCTGCTGTATTTCTGAACAGCTCCCTGCGGTCGTTATCTGAAAGTCTTGCTATATTTCTCATTGTACCTTTTCACCTCCACAAATCTGTCGTATCGTATCGTAAACCCAATCCGTAGACTCTGTTGCTTCCTTCAAACAAGCCTGTTTATCCTTGTCTGTCAGTTTTTCGGAAAGCATCTGTATGACTTCTGGCGTAACATTCGATTTGCCAAGCGTTTTTAATGCCTGTATAACCAAACTTGTCATATAGGACAATCCGGTAATCTCCTTATTGGTTCGGTGCTTAAATTCCAGCTTTGTAGAGTTCCACTCGTAGGTCTTATATGGACCATCGCTGATATAGGACCATACTGCTGTTACCTGTGTTGAAAGACCTAACAGGTTCAATGCTGTATTCCCACATGGGGCAATCGTCCAGTGATAACTTCGTGCCAATGCGTTCGCCACCGCTTCCGGGTCTGCCGCCACATATTCATCCAGAAGTTTGCTATATTTTGGTTTTTCATAAACACCTTTCAAAATGCGGCGAAGCATACCTGCCTGTGTAAGCCGGTTTAAGTTCCGTCTTATGGTTTCCGTATCGGCAATATCCGCAAAATCAGAACTGATGAAAATAGTTCCTTCCGCCGCTGCTTTTATCTGCTCCTGAATCTGTTTGGAATAGCCATTTGCCATATTGCTCCCCTCCTTTTGTCCCGAATATTATATATTATTCGGGACAAATTTTCAATAGGCTTCAAGAGTTTTAGCAATAGTATTCCACATAGAACAGAATTTATACATCAGTTTCAAATTTTATATCAGGAGATAGGAACTATCGTATTCTTATTTTGTCCCGAATATTGTGTATTATTCGGGACATTTTAAGCACTCGGCAGGTAGATCCAGTCGTGCATCAGGCACACGCTGGGTTCGTCCTCCCTTGGAACCAGACGGTAGGTACATTCCCCATAGACCGTGCGTTTGTCCTCGATCTCCATGCCATAGGCTTTATAAAAGCGGTATTCCAGATTGGAGATGATACAGCGCAGGGTTTGCAGAGCCTCCCTCTGAGCTGATACGATCAGGTCACGGTCAATGCTGCGCTTCAAAAACAGCAACGACTTGTAAAGCTGTACCTCTGTGCGGTAAGGGCGGCAGTCTTTCGTTTCCAGCCATCCGCAAAAAGCGACCGGTCCGCTCTGGATCACACTGCGGTCCGGGTGATAATACTCGTAGCAGTCCAGGTTTGCCGTATTCAGAAGATAGAGCATTTCCCGGACTTCATTTTCCGGCATGTCGTAAAACCGCAAAAGTGAGCGGTAAAGATGGACATAGCCGGGAATGGAAATAATGGTATTTACCATAAAATAAAATCC from the Blautia wexlerae DSM 19850 genome contains:
- a CDS encoding DUF5688 family protein, which encodes MNQNFVEYVKSHIKEYLPMEYQNAVVSINEVTKSNDRLLTGLTILSPGERSAPTIYLEALAEQVEQGLSLDAAMKQIAQIQVENHNRVPLDISVLENYEAIRPMLAVQMCDPETNQEYLKGKPYTSCGDLAAYYRIQVAANEEGTASVAITESMIQMWGITKEQLHKDAVQAANARSPVCLYDMEEVMAESIFSVKPENLFNREEPLDIGMIPIYILTNQEKLNGASVSVQDGVLEKVAELLGTNFYVLPSSIHELLILPDNGSMQLSELEAMVREVNATQVAPEDRLSDKVQYYDREAKLLQRGQEKSVLGRLSDKKAQIQQADHTAPKQPHRSEVSL
- a CDS encoding DUF3789 domain-containing protein; amino-acid sequence: MWNLILHFLTFAGGIVSGVMLMCLMQVGKENTEHSEPKHNANLTDKKEDND
- a CDS encoding SLOG family protein, whose protein sequence is MKGKTCCVTGHRDLPQNEINKIKTALAHEIDAAVTDGFTCFMSGFADGVDQYFVELVLERKQTTPALELIAVIPYRKRLDSLNKKTRTRELLEACADVVVIQEKYLPSVYSHRNRYMVEHSDRVIAVYDGRETGGTAKTIRFTHRMKKELREIPVGEIVLPDHLKPKTK
- a CDS encoding helix-turn-helix domain-containing protein, yielding MYEDFVPERLAKLRTQKGVSARDMSLSLGQANNYINNIENKKSLPAMQSFFYICEYLGVTPQEFFDEGNTYPETLKEFIAEARQLDPQSMQYILGIMKELNSRK
- a CDS encoding dUTP diphosphatase: MKIKLIDFGVPEHQRPYRPHGNDAGADVYLPYDCTLQPGEIAKIPLGFGLEIPDGYAGYIFPRTSMAVKGLVCELPPVDSGYRGEIHAIISNVSNQAQSLFKGARIGQLVITPIVIADFVTDLGTERGTGSFGSTGE
- a CDS encoding FAD-dependent thymidylate synthase is translated as MVFAARLTQQGHKIASMDDLMELYEKSFSVQTVAAMGALPHPTIQKFAVITVAIVGASRRFLAQITRHQNEVKFMSASLQYSNYTGQADFAVPYSIMTAPAVVRELYLKSCNESMKCYEALCTAGSGHDAAGYATPQGLRNVLLISATPYQWKHIISQRVCRRNTDETRIVLLKVWKELYELSPTLFAPSLTGPFCQMDRCLEGKMTCGRKLQANMTPEDILEKDYPALWEGDCR
- a CDS encoding nucleotidyl transferase AbiEii/AbiGii toxin family protein, which translates into the protein MRNIARLSDNDRRELFRNTADKMGLNDAIVEKDFWVCFTLDYLFHRSPWKESITFKGGTSLSKAFHLISRFSEDIDLILDWRVLGYGKDEPWEKRSNTKQDAFNKEANARAEVFLSETFCPAVKAGLSQEIGCEANVYIDEKDKQTVIFAYPHLFTNTATLQVIRLEIGALAAWTPAKTAQIEPYAAKYYPKIFEQKETAILTVAPERTFWEKATILHHEANRPEHLEMPQRYSRHYYDLYRMAATPVKEAAFSRLDLLKKVVDFKMKFYPRSWAKYPEAVPGTLKLLPPEYRFAALEADYNSMQDMLYGDVPTFETVIAAVQELEKEINTL
- a CDS encoding DUF6088 family protein — its product is MANGYSKQIQEQIKAAAEGTIFISSDFADIADTETIRRNLNRLTQAGMLRRILKGVYEKPKYSKLLDEYVAADPEAVANALARSYHWTIAPCGNTALNLLGLSTQVTAVWSYISDGPYKTYEWNSTKLEFKHRTNKEITGLSYMTSLVIQALKTLGKSNVTPEVIQMLSEKLTDKDKQACLKEATESTDWVYDTIRQICGGEKVQ